caaagaaaccaaaaaatattcacattttagaagctaacaaacacaaactgattcattgattatctAAATTGTTGACAATTagtttagtaatcaattaataatggatcttgccctatgtcagctgggattggcaccagcacccccgcaagtctcatgtggagaataaagcggtggaagatgaacaaatgattaataatcgattaatcgctgcagccctagaaatgaatgctgactgaacaATTATTCGAATGATAAACTTCAATAGATTGCCATCTTCTGTATTTCAGGTTACTTGTGTGTAGCTCACCTTGGAGTCATGGGTCGGAAGTTGGATCCCACCAGCCATGTGAAAAGAGGGCCTGGAAAAAAATCCAAGAAACAGAAGGGAGCAGAGACTGAGTTGTCCAAGTTTATATCTGATGGTGACTATGGTTTCCTTTCCCCatcatgttttcactgtggaaatgtaaacaaaacacaatctaGGCTTGGTCACTAACatggtctgtttttttctgttagaAGAGGAAACTGGACCAAAACGTATGTCAAGCAGATCCAGGAAAAGGTAAAATATTGACTGAATATGCACATCACGCTTGTTTGCAAGTAGCTTattcatattgttttgttttcagagcTGCAAAGAGAGTCCAGAATGTGAAAACACCTCCAAATATTGCAGAGAAAAAGCCCAAGAAAGGTAAACACGTCATTGTCTGTTAATGTGGTGGTGATGTTTTGCAGCATCAACATTTTCTTGTGTGTAAATAAACCCAGAgttcctcagtgtttgctttaacTGTTGCCCAAAACACTAATGATTTTATAAATGAGGTGTGGATGAAATAATTTCTGTAGGTGTCAGAGTATCTGCATTATTCAGAGTGTAATGCAGTGCagatatgatgatgatgtggacttaataaaataatacagcAACTGGTAAAGAAATTTATGTcagaaatgataaaaatgaaaaaaagtaatttactgtatttttttatcatttctctCTTGCTCAAGGATTCACTGATGAGAACAGTAAATGGTTGAAACCTGCAAAGAAGAACCTCAAAGTTGGTGAAGCTGAAAGTGAGGATGACAGTGATGAACACTGggaggaagatgatgaggaggaagacgTGGAGGAACAGCCAAAGAAGAAAGGAGGCAAAGACCTGGAAAAGAAGGttgtaaaaaaatcagaaattaaacaagtggaggaagaggaggaggatgaagacgaagaggaggaggatgagggcgatgaggatgatgatgacgatgatgaagaaATGGTCGATGATTACGGCACACTTGAGGACGGCAGTGGAGAAGAAGCCGCAGAAGATGAAGAAAGTGATGGAGAAGAAGTATGTGAAACTACCAACAGATTGtttaacaaagaaatatttttactggataaaactgcacattttgtaaatgtttaagGGATTGAATGTggtaaatatatatgttttatataattattgaaTAACTACTTtccttgttttttatttcatattcagCTCCTTCCTATTGAGCGTGCagcaaagaaagacaagaagctgaaaaaaagcaTGGGTCTtgagagtgatgatgatgatgacgacgatgaggaagatgacgacgacgacgacgatgatgatcaagagaaaaagaaatctgaCGGTGACATGGATGAGGAAGACACAGTACAAGCCAACATTGATGAAATGGATATATTTAGGCTGCCTGGGGCggaagagagtgagaaagagggTGAGCCATTTAATATATTATTCCAATAATATATTATGTGTTGAAgcatatttacaaaaaatattctgtcatttatttcttctcttctgCATTTTTAAGGTGTCCTGGCTGTAGACCTGAAGACAATTTATCAAAGGATAAAGGACAACGTCGATGTCCTCTGTAATTTCTCCACAAAAAGGGAGGTGgggaaagacagaaaagagtaCATCACTCTCCTGAAGAAAGATCTCAGCACCTATTACAGCTACAACAACTTCCTCATTGAGAAATTAATAGACCTCTTCCCTCTATcagaggtgagtgtgtgtgttttctcattcTCCTGTGGTACAGAACAAAACTTGatagatttaaaatgacattttaaatgcataatAACAGCTTCATATAAtcttttttcttaatttctcaCCAACAGCTGGTTGATTTCCTCGAGGCCAATGAAATTCAGAGACCTGTCACAATTCGTACCAACACACTGAAGACGAGGAGGCGGGATCTTGCACAGGTTAGTGATGCCTTACATCTCACAAATTGAACAATGTGCTTGATTAATGCAAAAACTACCAGATAACATTTTGGCAGAATTCCTCATTGAGTCATTTGGTTCTTGTCAAATACTGATAAAAGCTGCCTCACACACTGAACATGttggtctgtgttttttttcttgttaaggCTCTGATCAACAGAGGAGTGAACCTTGATCCACTGGGGAAATGGTCTAAAGTGGGTTTGGTGATCTATGACTCTTCAGTACCTGTAGGTAAGTTTCACTACATCCACGTCAAAGATAAGACCGAAGCAAAGTTCACACGACTACACAACGTTCAGAGTCAGAGGATCATTGTCCATCCCACATATATTACTTTTTATAAAGATATGTCTGGTGAAAACCTGTGGCCTTTGTTTGGGTCAGTCCTGTCTCCTGCATTACACCATATTACACAAGGAGGAGTCGCCATCTGATGTGTCTTGTCACGGATATGTCTGGTTATGAAAACATATGTAAGAAGTGACATGTGATGTGTTTTCTCTGATTAACCACTGTTGTGTTCCTGTTTATTTTCCAGTCAaagactgtgtataaaaagaaaaaacccatgGAAATGACATGGGGAATGATCAAAGCCAGGCTTAATTTAGTTACCTGGTTCACCAGTGGACGGATTAACTTTTACTATAGTAGTGCCATcactgttgtgtctgttttaccGTCTCCCTTGGATTTCAGTAGTCTTCACCGGCTccctgctctctgattggctctgaTGGTTTAAGTCATTGTCGGATCAAATTTGATTGTGGTCAGCAACACAGCACAGGGGGGTCAGTGGGTCTTAGCGAGCCGTGCCGTTGAATATGTCACAATCATTAGCTGTGACTTGCCAAAACTCATTGGAAGCAAATAATCAGGCTACAACTCTTGTTGTGTGAGCGAGGCTCTTCTTGGTAGTGTTATTGGAGAATATCTCAGACCAATTGTAGCCTCAAAAGATTAAAGTGTAATCTTTGTCATATGTAAACAGGTGCGACTCCAGAGTATCTCGCTGGTCAGTACATGCTGCAGGGCGCGTCCAGTTTCCTGCCCGTCATGGCACTTTCTCCACAGGAGGGAGAGTTGGTGTTGGACATGAGCTCAGCTCCAGGAGGCAAAACCACTTATATTGGTAAGTGTCATTTGAATTATGAACAAATACTATAACCATGAGGTTTTTCAAACATCTGATTTTCTTGATaattgaaaaatatttttttgagtttttaaaaaattgtCAAGAATATGTGAGATTATTGGAACCAAACGGCGTTCTTTATTTTCGACCAACAGTCAAATACTTTAAATATTCCATTTTCACTTATCTGATAAGCTTTAAATAACTTTTGCTTTAAAATTTACTGAAATAATGCATTGAAAATCAAAGGAGTGAAATGCAACGACAGTCTGCTTAAAGATAAATGTGAATGTTCTACCTTTAGCGCAGCTGATGAGAAACACCGGGATAATTGTGGCGAATGATGCTAACGCTGAAAGACTGAAGAGTGTGGTTGGAAACATCCATCGTCTCGGCGTCACCAACACTGTGATCTGTAACTACGATGGCAGGCAGTTCCCGAAGGTACCATCCACACCTCCGTCCACAAAAACATGATCTCTGGTGTTAACATGTTCTTCAGAGTTTTATAGTTTGCTTTCTTGTTGCAAACATTGCACACAGGTAATGGGCGGATTTGACAGAGTACTGCTCGATGCTCCATGCTCAGGCACAGGTGTTATCGCTAAAGATCCAGCGGTGAAGACAAGCAAGGTAAAGCACTCTTTACACATACACCCATGTAGATAAGTTTCAGTGTCAGATCATGTTTAATGCTGTGTTCCTGTGATCCTTCTGCTTCTTGATAGGACGAGGCAGACATAATGCGCTCTGCTCACCTGCAGAAGGAGCTGATTCTGTCTGCTATTGACTCCGTCAATGCTGAGTCACCCACAGGAGGATATCTGGTCTACTGTACATGTTCTATCATGGTAAGTAAATAGGTTTTCTACCATGTGCACTGCATTTATCTGAGTGTGGTGTAGATTATGTTGGAGAAAGGCTTGGATAAAGATCATTAAATATTCCACTAGGTGGAGGAGAATGAATGGGTGGTGGACTATGCGTTAAAGAAAAGGAACGTCAAATTAGTTCCCACCGGACATGACTTTGGCAAAGAAGGTTTCACCAGGTAAATAAGATaaccattttgtgtttttctcatcaAGTATTTGATTGCAAATACTTTGATCGTCAAGcctacatttcttttttcattcttgTAGGTTCAAAGAACGCAGATTCCACCCTTCTCTGCGACTCTCCCGGAGATTTTATCCTCATTCCCACAATATGGATGGATTTTTTGTGGCCAAACTGAAGAAGTTCTCTAATGTAATCCCAACAGCTTCATCAGGGAAAGGTAACACATGTTAAATGACTATAAAACAGCTTTATTCATTAATGCTGCAATACTGAACATTTTGTGGTTTTGGTTGTtggtgatgttattattctaccTGCGTTTAGACatgatgaacagaaatgatgtaacattatttgtatactgggtccttcatctgaaaatgggctctgtcaaacagtactatcagatctgactgagggagcatttgcgTGTATACCAGATTTCTCTTTTCTTGGGTggttctgtgttttcagtcatactccaacctgtttgcaacCGCTTCGCTTTACTAGTGCAGTGTcttgacaaaaaaatgtaatcaaaataacaaattaactGTGACGGGATGACgggtttaatcagcattgtttgAACTGTTGACAGTGTTTTAAATCtaacatacatttgtttatatttaaaagttacacactgcagctttaagtaagAATTGAATTGCTGTATCTTGTTGACTAACATAATATTTCTGTTACTaatttagaagaagaagatactTCAGAGGCTCCTGAGTTGATCGCAGTTACAGAACCTCCTCAGGCCAAACCATCCAAAGGTGACAAGACCAACAAGACTGTCCCCAGTCAAGCAGGTGACTCAAAGGAAAAAGCCCAAGCCAATGGAACAGCCGGCAAGAAAAAAGTAAACCTCGAGTCAAAGCGCAAAAATGCCTCGCCTGCTGGACCAAAGAAAGCAAAGGTCGCCAAGCTGGATAGAGACACTGTGAAAGGGCCAGAGGCTAAGAAGCCCAAGGAGAAGACAACGGACGATCCCACAGCAAAAAAGGCTAACAAacaaggagagaagaaaaagcagGCCATAAAAGTGAAACCAGGCAGCGA
The sequence above is a segment of the Solea solea chromosome 13, fSolSol10.1, whole genome shotgun sequence genome. Coding sequences within it:
- the nop2 gene encoding probable 28S rRNA (cytosine(4447)-C(5))-methyltransferase; this translates as MGRKLDPTSHVKRGPGKKSKKQKGAETELSKFISDEEETGPKRMSSRSRKRAAKRVQNVKTPPNIAEKKPKKGFTDENSKWLKPAKKNLKVGEAESEDDSDEHWEEDDEEEDVEEQPKKKGGKDLEKKVVKKSEIKQVEEEEEDEDEEEEDEGDEDDDDDDEEMVDDYGTLEDGSGEEAAEDEESDGEELLPIERAAKKDKKLKKSMGLESDDDDDDDEEDDDDDDDDDQEKKKSDGDMDEEDTVQANIDEMDIFRLPGAEESEKEGVLAVDLKTIYQRIKDNVDVLCNFSTKREVGKDRKEYITLLKKDLSTYYSYNNFLIEKLIDLFPLSELVDFLEANEIQRPVTIRTNTLKTRRRDLAQALINRGVNLDPLGKWSKVGLVIYDSSVPVGATPEYLAGQYMLQGASSFLPVMALSPQEGELVLDMSSAPGGKTTYIAQLMRNTGIIVANDANAERLKSVVGNIHRLGVTNTVICNYDGRQFPKVMGGFDRVLLDAPCSGTGVIAKDPAVKTSKDEADIMRSAHLQKELILSAIDSVNAESPTGGYLVYCTCSIMVEENEWVVDYALKKRNVKLVPTGHDFGKEGFTRFKERRFHPSLRLSRRFYPHSHNMDGFFVAKLKKFSNVIPTASSGKEEEDTSEAPELIAVTEPPQAKPSKGDKTNKTVPSQAGDSKEKAQANGTAGKKKVNLESKRKNASPAGPKKAKVAKLDRDTVKGPEAKKPKEKTTDDPTAKKANKQGEKKKQAIKVKPGSEKKNRMGKNKFKKLKNMLEKLDKTV